From a single Vanacampus margaritifer isolate UIUO_Vmar chromosome 15, RoL_Vmar_1.0, whole genome shotgun sequence genomic region:
- the ada2b gene encoding adenosine deaminase 2-A isoform X2: protein MTASPHRALLTLLWLSAAAGMPDPSQRDLLIRQEASRQTGGGVALTPAERRLDAELRRLKEREMAADPFPPAVHFFKARSLIRDSPIFKLLQDMPKGGALHIHSSSLVSAEWLVKNVTYRPHCYICFTWDNSVRFVFSQQSPYPRWDCFYWQLLSTLRAKVGDADAFDASLMQHLTLVTDDPDGDYPDQDAVWDKFERAFISSAGLVSHAPVLRDYLLQGLHELHRDNVMYLELRSGLSRTYELDGTIHDKIWTLRTFQDVTRKFVAEHPDFLGARLIVAVHRAWSTSEVKAAVEEAAALRRDFPDVVAGFDLVAVEVLQRSDATQWLALVSFGRWAGRTAAGRFGTSGTLSLCRPSWASTCLTSSTRERPVGCLRKGTRNKTLLIHVTLHRQGGHGGGSEHSGRAAVQHQPHRARLRTGAPPARQGNIQAGGGGGGGPEAGLGPAQPSGGSADVRGPPDGDQLGRPVHVRHVGLVLRLLPGLRGYRRPERQRGHAEGTGAQLPQVQLAAGDAQGHGTGNVAEEMGRFYFGSLMRAQRNLF, encoded by the exons ATGACAGCCTCCCCCCACCGGGCATTGTTGACCCTCCTGTGGTTGTCAGCGGCGGCAGGGATGCCTGACCCGAGCCAGCGGGACCTGCTGATACGCCAGGAGGCATCCAGGCAGACAGGTGGCGGTGTGGCGCTCACGCCAGCCGAACGGCGATTAGATGCCGAGCTGCGGCGATTGAAGGAGCGCGAGATGGCGGCAGATCCCTTCCCACCTGCCGTCCACTTCTTCAAGGCCAGGAGCCTCATACGTGACAGTCCCATCTTCAAGCTGCTGCAGGACATGCCCAAAG GCGGGGCCCTGCACATCCACAGCTCGTCCCTTGTGAGCGCCGAGTGGCTGGTGAAGAACGTGACGTACCGGCCGCACTGCTACATCTGCTTCACGTGGGACAACTCTGTGCGTTTCGTCTTCTCTCAGCAGTCGCCGTACCCGCGCTGGGACTGCTTCTACTGGCAACTTCTCAGCACGCTCAGAGCCAAGGTGGGCGACGCGGACGCCTTCGACGCCAG CTTGATGCAGCATCTCACGCTGGTCACCGACGACCCGGACGGCGATTACCCGGACCAGGACGCCGTGTGGGACAAGTTCGAGAGAGCCTTCATTTCCAGTGCCGGGCTTGTTAGCCACGCCCCCGTACTGAGGGATTACCTCCTGCAGGGCCTGCACGAGCTGCACCGAGACAACGTCATGTATCTGGAGCTGCGCAGCGGCCTGTCCAGG ACGTACGAGCTGGACGGGACCATCCACGACAAAATATGGACGCTGAGGACTTTTCAAGACGTCACCAGGAAGTTTGTGGCCGAGCATCCGGACTTCCTGGGCGCTCGTCTAATCGTAGCCGTGCACAG GGCTTGGAGCACATCCGAGGTGAAGGCGGCCGTCGAGGAGGCCGCGGCGCTGCGGCGGGACTTCCCCGATGTGGTGGCGGGATTTGACCTGGTAGCAGTTGAGGTTTTACAACGTAGCGACGCGACACAGTGGCTAGCTCTGGTCTCGTTTGGCAGGTGGGCAGGGAGGACAGCGGCAGGCCGCTTTGGTACTTCCGGGACGCTCTCGCTCTGCCGGCCAAGCTGGGCCTCGACCTGCCTTACTTCTTCCACGCGGGAGAGACCGGTAGGCTGCTTGAGAAAAGGAACACGGAACAAAACGCTGCTAATACACGTGACACTCCACAGACAAGGAGGGCACGGAGGCGGATCAGAACATTCTGGACGCGCTGCTGTTCAACACCAGCCGCATCGGGCACGGCTACGCACTGGCGCACCACCCGCTCGCCAGGGAAATATCCAGGCGGGGGGAGGTGGCGGTGGAG GTCCTGAAGCTGGTCTCGGACCTGCGCAACCATCCGGCGGCAGTGCTGATGTCAGAGGGCCACCCGATGGTGATCAGCTCGGACGACCCGTCCATGTTCGGCACGTCGGGCTTGTCCTACGACTTCTACCAGGCCTTCGTGGGTATCGGCGGCCTGAACGCCAACGTGGGCACGCTGAAGGAACTGGCGCTCAACTCCCTCAG GTACAGCTCGCTGCCGGAGACGCTCAAGGACACGGGACGGGCAATGTGGCAGAGGAAATGGGACGCTTTTATTTCGGCTCACTCATGAGAGCCCAGCGGAACCTTTTTTGA
- the atp6v1e1b gene encoding V-type proton ATPase subunit E 1 has protein sequence MALSDADVQKQIKHMMAFIEQEANEKAEEIDAKAEEEFNIEKGRLVQTQRLKIMEYYEKKEKQIEQQKKIQMSNLMNQARLKVLKARDDMISDMLNEARQRLANVARDPARYAALIDGLILQGLYQLLEPKVTIRCRKQDVQLVQASIQRNLPVYKASVKNNLEVRIDQDNFLSPDISGGIELYNGNGKIKVANTLESRLDLLGQQMMPDIRVALFGANPNRKFMD, from the exons ATGGCGCTCAGCGATGCCGACGTTCAGAAGCAG ATCAAGCACATGATGGCCTTCATCGAGCAGGAGGCCAATGAGAAGGCGGAGGAGATTGACGCTAAG GCCGAGGAGGAGTTCAACATCGAGAAGGGCCGCCTGGTGCAAACGCAGCGTCTGAAGATCATGGAGTACTACGAGAAGAAGGAGAAACAGATCGAGCAGCAGAAGAAAAT CCAAATGTCCAACCTGATGAACCAGGCCCGCCTAAAGGTCCTCAAGGCCCGCGACGACATGATCTCG GACATGCTCAACGAGGCTCGTCAGCGGCTCGCCAACGTGGCGCGAGACCCGGCCCGGTACGCCGCGCTGATTGACGGCTTGATCCTGCAG ggTTTGTATCAGCTGCTGGAGCCCAAAGTCACCATTCGATGTCGTAAGCAAGACGTCCAGTTGGTGCAG GCTTCCATCCAGAGGAACCTTCCTGTTTACAAGGCGTCCGTGAAGAACAACCTGGAGGTGCGCATCGACCAGGACAACTTCCTGTCTCCCGACAT CTCCGGAGGCATCGAACTCTACAACGGAAACGGCAAGATCAAAGTGGCCAACACCCTGGAGAGCCGACTGGACCTCTTGGGTCAGCAG ATGATGCCCGACATCCGAGTGGCCCTTTTCGGCGCCAACCCCAACCGCAAATTCATGGACTGA
- the rad51ap1 gene encoding RAD51-associated protein 1 isoform X1, with translation MDRPARKTKSVNYDEYKDMDDDDDDEDFACMKPPPGKKLKQQEHRNTSSQESHKSRKALDDKLRTRDLEAAITLSLLNNSNTDRTKEAPPAGQADENTDPASRPRSNCSVDLSLLGLDEITKEKQKRLPHDEEDDDDDNYEPKLTPDSESEEAFSEDEEFTVDKKSQKKKESDQSKPRKRPGCRKERQPPKLKAQPSTACAAPPTPTPKSPPTLKPAVSKPPVSVSPKEGRIPKWNPPGLQVKAFVWDCPDASESSRCTPAAPPTDHRRNDKFYFIFLKHVNILLKSLILFSAFVVCVN, from the exons ATGGATCGACCTGCGAG GAAGACCAAGAGCGTCAATTACGACGAGTACAAGGATatggacgacgacgacgacg ATGAAGACTTTGCCTGCATGAAGCCCCCACCCGGCAAGAAGCTCAAACAACAGGAGCATCGCAACACATCAAGCCAAGAGAGCCACAAAAGCAG AAAAGCTCTCGATGACAAACTGCGAACTCGGGATCTGGAGGCGGCAATTACGCTCTCCTTGCTCAATAACAGTAACACAGACCGGACGAAAGAagcgccccctgctggtcaAG CTGATGAGAACACAGACCCCGCTTCCAGGCCTCGCTCCAATTGCAGTGTGGACTTGTCACTTTTGG gCTTGGATGAGATCACCAAAGAGAAGCAAAAGAGACTTCCTCACGACGAGgaggatgacgacgatgacAACTACGAGCCCAAACTGACGCCAG ATTCGGAGAGCGAGGAGGCCTTCAGTGAGGACGAGGAGTTCACGGTGGACAAGAAGAGccagaaaaagaaggaaagcgACCAGAGCAAGCCTCGCAAGCGTCCCGGCTGCAGAAAAGAAAGACAGCCGCCCAAGTTGAAAGCGCAGCCCAGCACAG CATGTGCAGCGCCCCCTACGCCCACTCCGAAAAGCCCCCCGACGCTTAAACCTGCCGTGTCCAAACCGCCAGTCTCAGTCAGTCCGAAAGAAGGCAGGATTCCCAAATGGAACCCACCAG GTCTCCAGGTCAAGGCCTTCGTCTGGGACTGTCCCGACGCGTCCGAGTCAAGCCGCTGCACCCCAGCAGCACCACCAACTGACCACAGGAGGAAtgacaagttttattttatttttttaaaacatgtaaatattCTTTTGAAATCTTTAATATTGTTTTCCGCTTTTGTTGTATGTGTAAATTAG
- the ada2b gene encoding adenosine deaminase 2-A isoform X3 has protein sequence MTASPHRALLTLLWLSAAAGMPDPSQRDLLIRQEASRQTGGGVALTPAERRLDAELRRLKEREMAADPFPPAVHFFKARSLIRDSPIFKLLQDMPKGGALHIHSSSLVSAEWLVKNVTYRPHCYICFTWDNSVRFVFSQQSPYPRWDCFYWQLLSTLRAKVGDADAFDASLMQHLTLVTDDPDGDYPDQDAVWDKFERAFISSAGLVSHAPVLRDYLLQGLHELHRDNVMYLELRSGLSRTYELDGTIHDKIWTLRTFQDVTRKFVAEHPDFLGARLIVAVHRAWSTSEVKAAVEEAAALRRDFPDVVAGFDLVGREDSGRPLWYFRDALALPAKLGLDLPYFFHAGETDKEGTEADQNILDALLFNTSRIGHGYALAHHPLAREISRRGEVAVEVCPISNQVLKLVSDLRNHPAAVLMSEGHPMVISSDDPSMFGTSGLSYDFYQAFVGIGGLNANVGTLKELALNSLRYSSLPETLKDTGRAMWQRKWDAFISAHS, from the exons ATGACAGCCTCCCCCCACCGGGCATTGTTGACCCTCCTGTGGTTGTCAGCGGCGGCAGGGATGCCTGACCCGAGCCAGCGGGACCTGCTGATACGCCAGGAGGCATCCAGGCAGACAGGTGGCGGTGTGGCGCTCACGCCAGCCGAACGGCGATTAGATGCCGAGCTGCGGCGATTGAAGGAGCGCGAGATGGCGGCAGATCCCTTCCCACCTGCCGTCCACTTCTTCAAGGCCAGGAGCCTCATACGTGACAGTCCCATCTTCAAGCTGCTGCAGGACATGCCCAAAG GCGGGGCCCTGCACATCCACAGCTCGTCCCTTGTGAGCGCCGAGTGGCTGGTGAAGAACGTGACGTACCGGCCGCACTGCTACATCTGCTTCACGTGGGACAACTCTGTGCGTTTCGTCTTCTCTCAGCAGTCGCCGTACCCGCGCTGGGACTGCTTCTACTGGCAACTTCTCAGCACGCTCAGAGCCAAGGTGGGCGACGCGGACGCCTTCGACGCCAG CTTGATGCAGCATCTCACGCTGGTCACCGACGACCCGGACGGCGATTACCCGGACCAGGACGCCGTGTGGGACAAGTTCGAGAGAGCCTTCATTTCCAGTGCCGGGCTTGTTAGCCACGCCCCCGTACTGAGGGATTACCTCCTGCAGGGCCTGCACGAGCTGCACCGAGACAACGTCATGTATCTGGAGCTGCGCAGCGGCCTGTCCAGG ACGTACGAGCTGGACGGGACCATCCACGACAAAATATGGACGCTGAGGACTTTTCAAGACGTCACCAGGAAGTTTGTGGCCGAGCATCCGGACTTCCTGGGCGCTCGTCTAATCGTAGCCGTGCACAG GGCTTGGAGCACATCCGAGGTGAAGGCGGCCGTCGAGGAGGCCGCGGCGCTGCGGCGGGACTTCCCCGATGTGGTGGCGGGATTTGACCTG GTGGGCAGGGAGGACAGCGGCAGGCCGCTTTGGTACTTCCGGGACGCTCTCGCTCTGCCGGCCAAGCTGGGCCTCGACCTGCCTTACTTCTTCCACGCGGGAGAGACCG ACAAGGAGGGCACGGAGGCGGATCAGAACATTCTGGACGCGCTGCTGTTCAACACCAGCCGCATCGGGCACGGCTACGCACTGGCGCACCACCCGCTCGCCAGGGAAATATCCAGGCGGGGGGAGGTGGCGGTGGAGGTGTGCCCCATTTCAAACCAG GTCCTGAAGCTGGTCTCGGACCTGCGCAACCATCCGGCGGCAGTGCTGATGTCAGAGGGCCACCCGATGGTGATCAGCTCGGACGACCCGTCCATGTTCGGCACGTCGGGCTTGTCCTACGACTTCTACCAGGCCTTCGTGGGTATCGGCGGCCTGAACGCCAACGTGGGCACGCTGAAGGAACTGGCGCTCAACTCCCTCAG GTACAGCTCGCTGCCGGAGACGCTCAAGGACACGGGACGGGCAATGTGGCAGAGGAAATGGGACGCTTTTATTTCGGCTCACTCATGA
- the ada2b gene encoding adenosine deaminase 2-A isoform X4: MTASPHRALLTLLWLSAAAGMPDPSQRDLLIRQEASRQTGGGVALTPAERRLDAELRRLKEREMAADPFPPAVHFFKARSLIRDSPIFKLLQDMPKGGALHIHSSSLVSAEWLVKNVTYRPHCYICFTWDNSVRFVFSQQSPYPRWDCFYWQLLSTLRAKVGDADAFDASLMQHLTLVTDDPDGDYPDQDAVWDKFERAFISSAGLVSHAPVLRDYLLQGLHELHRDNVMYLELRSGLSRTYELDGTIHDKIWTLRTFQDVTRKFVAEHPDFLGARLIVAVHRAWSTSEVKAAVEEAAALRRDFPDVVAGFDLVGREDSGRPLWYFRDALALPAKLGLDLPYFFHAGETDKEGTEADQNILDALLFNTSRIGHGYALAHHPLAREISRRGEVAVEVLKLVSDLRNHPAAVLMSEGHPMVISSDDPSMFGTSGLSYDFYQAFVGIGGLNANVGTLKELALNSLRYSSLPETLKDTGRAMWQRKWDAFISAHS; encoded by the exons ATGACAGCCTCCCCCCACCGGGCATTGTTGACCCTCCTGTGGTTGTCAGCGGCGGCAGGGATGCCTGACCCGAGCCAGCGGGACCTGCTGATACGCCAGGAGGCATCCAGGCAGACAGGTGGCGGTGTGGCGCTCACGCCAGCCGAACGGCGATTAGATGCCGAGCTGCGGCGATTGAAGGAGCGCGAGATGGCGGCAGATCCCTTCCCACCTGCCGTCCACTTCTTCAAGGCCAGGAGCCTCATACGTGACAGTCCCATCTTCAAGCTGCTGCAGGACATGCCCAAAG GCGGGGCCCTGCACATCCACAGCTCGTCCCTTGTGAGCGCCGAGTGGCTGGTGAAGAACGTGACGTACCGGCCGCACTGCTACATCTGCTTCACGTGGGACAACTCTGTGCGTTTCGTCTTCTCTCAGCAGTCGCCGTACCCGCGCTGGGACTGCTTCTACTGGCAACTTCTCAGCACGCTCAGAGCCAAGGTGGGCGACGCGGACGCCTTCGACGCCAG CTTGATGCAGCATCTCACGCTGGTCACCGACGACCCGGACGGCGATTACCCGGACCAGGACGCCGTGTGGGACAAGTTCGAGAGAGCCTTCATTTCCAGTGCCGGGCTTGTTAGCCACGCCCCCGTACTGAGGGATTACCTCCTGCAGGGCCTGCACGAGCTGCACCGAGACAACGTCATGTATCTGGAGCTGCGCAGCGGCCTGTCCAGG ACGTACGAGCTGGACGGGACCATCCACGACAAAATATGGACGCTGAGGACTTTTCAAGACGTCACCAGGAAGTTTGTGGCCGAGCATCCGGACTTCCTGGGCGCTCGTCTAATCGTAGCCGTGCACAG GGCTTGGAGCACATCCGAGGTGAAGGCGGCCGTCGAGGAGGCCGCGGCGCTGCGGCGGGACTTCCCCGATGTGGTGGCGGGATTTGACCTG GTGGGCAGGGAGGACAGCGGCAGGCCGCTTTGGTACTTCCGGGACGCTCTCGCTCTGCCGGCCAAGCTGGGCCTCGACCTGCCTTACTTCTTCCACGCGGGAGAGACCG ACAAGGAGGGCACGGAGGCGGATCAGAACATTCTGGACGCGCTGCTGTTCAACACCAGCCGCATCGGGCACGGCTACGCACTGGCGCACCACCCGCTCGCCAGGGAAATATCCAGGCGGGGGGAGGTGGCGGTGGAG GTCCTGAAGCTGGTCTCGGACCTGCGCAACCATCCGGCGGCAGTGCTGATGTCAGAGGGCCACCCGATGGTGATCAGCTCGGACGACCCGTCCATGTTCGGCACGTCGGGCTTGTCCTACGACTTCTACCAGGCCTTCGTGGGTATCGGCGGCCTGAACGCCAACGTGGGCACGCTGAAGGAACTGGCGCTCAACTCCCTCAG GTACAGCTCGCTGCCGGAGACGCTCAAGGACACGGGACGGGCAATGTGGCAGAGGAAATGGGACGCTTTTATTTCGGCTCACTCATGA
- the ada2b gene encoding adenosine deaminase 2-A isoform X1, with protein MTASPHRALLTLLWLSAAAGMPDPSQRDLLIRQEASRQTGGGVALTPAERRLDAELRRLKEREMAADPFPPAVHFFKARSLIRDSPIFKLLQDMPKGGALHIHSSSLVSAEWLVKNVTYRPHCYICFTWDNSVRFVFSQQSPYPRWDCFYWQLLSTLRAKVGDADAFDASLMQHLTLVTDDPDGDYPDQDAVWDKFERAFISSAGLVSHAPVLRDYLLQGLHELHRDNVMYLELRSGLSRTYELDGTIHDKIWTLRTFQDVTRKFVAEHPDFLGARLIVAVHRAWSTSEVKAAVEEAAALRRDFPDVVAGFDLVAVEVLQRSDATQWLALVSFGRWAGRTAAGRFGTSGTLSLCRPSWASTCLTSSTRERPVGCLRKGTRNKTLLIHVTLHRQGGHGGGSEHSGRAAVQHQPHRARLRTGAPPARQGNIQAGGGGGGGVPHFKPGPEAGLGPAQPSGGSADVRGPPDGDQLGRPVHVRHVGLVLRLLPGLRGYRRPERQRGHAEGTGAQLPQVQLAAGDAQGHGTGNVAEEMGRFYFGSLMRAQRNLF; from the exons ATGACAGCCTCCCCCCACCGGGCATTGTTGACCCTCCTGTGGTTGTCAGCGGCGGCAGGGATGCCTGACCCGAGCCAGCGGGACCTGCTGATACGCCAGGAGGCATCCAGGCAGACAGGTGGCGGTGTGGCGCTCACGCCAGCCGAACGGCGATTAGATGCCGAGCTGCGGCGATTGAAGGAGCGCGAGATGGCGGCAGATCCCTTCCCACCTGCCGTCCACTTCTTCAAGGCCAGGAGCCTCATACGTGACAGTCCCATCTTCAAGCTGCTGCAGGACATGCCCAAAG GCGGGGCCCTGCACATCCACAGCTCGTCCCTTGTGAGCGCCGAGTGGCTGGTGAAGAACGTGACGTACCGGCCGCACTGCTACATCTGCTTCACGTGGGACAACTCTGTGCGTTTCGTCTTCTCTCAGCAGTCGCCGTACCCGCGCTGGGACTGCTTCTACTGGCAACTTCTCAGCACGCTCAGAGCCAAGGTGGGCGACGCGGACGCCTTCGACGCCAG CTTGATGCAGCATCTCACGCTGGTCACCGACGACCCGGACGGCGATTACCCGGACCAGGACGCCGTGTGGGACAAGTTCGAGAGAGCCTTCATTTCCAGTGCCGGGCTTGTTAGCCACGCCCCCGTACTGAGGGATTACCTCCTGCAGGGCCTGCACGAGCTGCACCGAGACAACGTCATGTATCTGGAGCTGCGCAGCGGCCTGTCCAGG ACGTACGAGCTGGACGGGACCATCCACGACAAAATATGGACGCTGAGGACTTTTCAAGACGTCACCAGGAAGTTTGTGGCCGAGCATCCGGACTTCCTGGGCGCTCGTCTAATCGTAGCCGTGCACAG GGCTTGGAGCACATCCGAGGTGAAGGCGGCCGTCGAGGAGGCCGCGGCGCTGCGGCGGGACTTCCCCGATGTGGTGGCGGGATTTGACCTGGTAGCAGTTGAGGTTTTACAACGTAGCGACGCGACACAGTGGCTAGCTCTGGTCTCGTTTGGCAGGTGGGCAGGGAGGACAGCGGCAGGCCGCTTTGGTACTTCCGGGACGCTCTCGCTCTGCCGGCCAAGCTGGGCCTCGACCTGCCTTACTTCTTCCACGCGGGAGAGACCGGTAGGCTGCTTGAGAAAAGGAACACGGAACAAAACGCTGCTAATACACGTGACACTCCACAGACAAGGAGGGCACGGAGGCGGATCAGAACATTCTGGACGCGCTGCTGTTCAACACCAGCCGCATCGGGCACGGCTACGCACTGGCGCACCACCCGCTCGCCAGGGAAATATCCAGGCGGGGGGAGGTGGCGGTGGAGGTGTGCCCCATTTCAAACCAG GTCCTGAAGCTGGTCTCGGACCTGCGCAACCATCCGGCGGCAGTGCTGATGTCAGAGGGCCACCCGATGGTGATCAGCTCGGACGACCCGTCCATGTTCGGCACGTCGGGCTTGTCCTACGACTTCTACCAGGCCTTCGTGGGTATCGGCGGCCTGAACGCCAACGTGGGCACGCTGAAGGAACTGGCGCTCAACTCCCTCAG GTACAGCTCGCTGCCGGAGACGCTCAAGGACACGGGACGGGCAATGTGGCAGAGGAAATGGGACGCTTTTATTTCGGCTCACTCATGAGAGCCCAGCGGAACCTTTTTTGA
- the rad51ap1 gene encoding RAD51-associated protein 1 isoform X2, translating into MDRPARKTKSVNYDEYKDMDDDDDDEDFACMKPPPGKKLKQQEHRNTSSQESHKSRKALDDKLRTRDLEAAITLSLLNNSNTDRTKEAPPAGQADENTDPASRPRSNCSVDLSLLGLDEITKEKQKRLPHDEEDDDDDNYEPKLTPDSESEEAFSEDEEFTVDKKSQKKKESDQSKPRKRPGCRKERQPPKLKAQPSTACAAPPTPTPKSPPTLKPAVSKPPVSVSPKEGRIPKWNPPGQIGKSPPSSQIPTARSPGQGLRLGLSRRVRVKPLHPSSTTN; encoded by the exons ATGGATCGACCTGCGAG GAAGACCAAGAGCGTCAATTACGACGAGTACAAGGATatggacgacgacgacgacg ATGAAGACTTTGCCTGCATGAAGCCCCCACCCGGCAAGAAGCTCAAACAACAGGAGCATCGCAACACATCAAGCCAAGAGAGCCACAAAAGCAG AAAAGCTCTCGATGACAAACTGCGAACTCGGGATCTGGAGGCGGCAATTACGCTCTCCTTGCTCAATAACAGTAACACAGACCGGACGAAAGAagcgccccctgctggtcaAG CTGATGAGAACACAGACCCCGCTTCCAGGCCTCGCTCCAATTGCAGTGTGGACTTGTCACTTTTGG gCTTGGATGAGATCACCAAAGAGAAGCAAAAGAGACTTCCTCACGACGAGgaggatgacgacgatgacAACTACGAGCCCAAACTGACGCCAG ATTCGGAGAGCGAGGAGGCCTTCAGTGAGGACGAGGAGTTCACGGTGGACAAGAAGAGccagaaaaagaaggaaagcgACCAGAGCAAGCCTCGCAAGCGTCCCGGCTGCAGAAAAGAAAGACAGCCGCCCAAGTTGAAAGCGCAGCCCAGCACAG CATGTGCAGCGCCCCCTACGCCCACTCCGAAAAGCCCCCCGACGCTTAAACCTGCCGTGTCCAAACCGCCAGTCTCAGTCAGTCCGAAAGAAGGCAGGATTCCCAAATGGAACCCACCAG GTCAAATTGGAAAAAGTCCACCTTCATCCCAGATTCCCACCGCCAGGTCTCCAGGTCAAGGCCTTCGTCTGGGACTGTCCCGACGCGTCCGAGTCAAGCCGCTGCACCCCAGCAGCACCACCAACTGA